A genomic window from Melopsittacus undulatus isolate bMelUnd1 chromosome 7, bMelUnd1.mat.Z, whole genome shotgun sequence includes:
- the LOC117436473 gene encoding uncharacterized protein yields the protein MPRRREVPALVRLCLQNLAQHMQSLWLRDYSDNYLDEFQFRFIMGPFNDLPGNTVQELLRVLAQSRRLSRAALHLLLLPQLRELSLSPCPSLASNGIARLLALRCQGLISLDLRGCSRLSPAALESVVSALPRLQRLVLAGTQADERVLSALGRGCHELRELDVSHCRNLDPRALRSLAFDPRHRRRCCPMLRVLLARGLELMGDGGTAPAPASALAFLLLALPSLQFLAHGAVPDALRLLHEQDLAGAEDTDGFPSLQEAVRWCGAVPGGHRLTLPLRHVEDVEEQDLAVVRAMCPQAEEAVVWLSDGTGTAELRRWSSLCRLTLGCAEGRALAAPVPVLQSLGPQLHSLTLHGFCCHDGQALTAVLAACPGLRAFNADLHLPPDTGTEEPDEDPPPHSTDPLPHGCPQLHTFSLALVGGTGSGLALGTTLSPVLTSLLCHALRLQRLRLLSIPFPLDPVFHAALAAPGPPLQELQELSLAGSRVSGRTVRLLLASHSRLHRMDLSRCQDIHRRDYDGFMQSVRKQHLELDITWE from the exons ATGCCGCGGCGCAGGGAGGTACCGGCGCTGGTCCGGCTGTGCCTGCAGAACCTGGCACAGCACATGCAGAGCCTCTGGCTGAGGGACTACAGCGACAACTACCTGGATGAGTTCCAGTTCCGCTTCATCATGGGCCCATTCAATGACCTCC CCGGGAACAcggtgcaggagctgctgcggGTGCTGGCCCAGAGCCGGCGGCTCTCCCGGGCAGCTCTGCAcctactgctgctgccacagctgcGGGAGCTCAGcctcagcccctgccccagcctggcCAGCAATGGCATCGCCCGTCTGCTGGCCCTGCGCTGCCAG GGCCTGATCTCCCTGGACCTGCGCGGCTGCAGCCGGCTCAGTCCCGCGGCGCTGGAGTCGGTGGTGTCGGCACTGCCGCGGCTGCAGCGCCTGGTGCTGGCAGGCACACAGGCAGATGAGCGGGTGCTGTCGGCGCTGGGCCGCGGCTGCCATGAGCTGCGGGAGCTGGATGTGTCCCACTGCCGGAACCTGGATCCCCGAGCCCTCCGCTCCTTGGCCTTCGACCCCCGGCACCGGCGCCGGTGCTGCCCCATGCTGCGGGTGCTGCTGGCACGCGGTCTGGAGCTGATGGGGGATGGCGGCacagcaccggcaccggcatCAGCGctggccttcctgctgctggcactgccaaGCCTGCAGTTCCTGGCACACGGTGCTGTGCCCGACGCCCTCCGCCTGCTGCACGAGCAGGACCTGGCTGGTGCAGAGGACACCGATGGGTTCCCGTCGCTGCAGGAGGCAGTGCGGTGGTGTGGGGCAGTGCCAGGCGGGCACCGGCTCACGCTGCCCCTGCGGCACGTGGAGGACGTGGAGGAGCAGGACTTGGCTGTGGTCAGAGCCATGTGCCCGCAGGCCGAGGAGGCTGTTGTGTGGCTGAGCGACGGCACCGGCACCGCGGAGCTGCGGCGCTGGAGCTCCCTGTGCCGGCTGACGCTCGGCTGTGCCGAGGGCCGGGCGCTGGCGGcgccggtgccggtgctgcagagcctgggcCCGCAGCTGCACAGCCTGACCCTGCACGGCTTCTGCTGCCACGATGGGCAGGCCCTGACCGCGGTGCTGGCCGCGTGCCCCGGGCTGAGGGCATTCAATGCTGACCTGCACCTACCGCCGGACACCGGCACCGAGGAGCCGGATGAGGACCCACCGCCCCACAGCACAGACCCcctgccccacggctgcccccAGCTCCACACCTTCTCCTTGGCGCTGGTTGGTGGCACCGGCTCCGGGCTGGCGCTGGGCACCACACTGAGCCCGGTGCTGACCTCACTGCTGTGCCATGCACTGCGCCTGCAGCGCCTGCGCCTGCTCTCCATCCCCTTCCCGTTGGATCCGGTGTTCCATGCGGCGCTGGCGGCACCGGGGCCGccgctgcaggagctgcaggagctgagcctggCCGGGAGCCGCGTGTCCGGCCGCACCGTGCGCCTGCTGCTGGCATCCCACAGCCGCCTGCACCGCATGGACCTGAGCCGGTGCCAGGACATCCACCGGCGAGACTACGACGGCTTCATGCAGAGCGTGAGGAAGCAGCACCTGGAGCTGGACATCACCTGGGAATAG